Proteins co-encoded in one Methanobrevibacter millerae genomic window:
- a CDS encoding sodium-dependent transporter, whose translation MSEHAQWDSRLSFLFAMIGSAVGLGNIWRFSYVVYSNGGGSFFIPYFVAIAIMGIPFLILEYGVGFSFKDSFSNILKRINPKFEIIAWILVLFVFGVVIYYMVILSWDFVYLVTSLNFGWGADTGVYFTNTVGGTYNLADAGSILVPSAIGVFVLWVLLWFISSQSVDKGIGRVSKILIPLLFAIMAFIVIYSLTLPGAGLGISTLLTPNWSTLLDVNIWLAAFAQIIFSLSLGQAIALTYASYLPEKSRLTDNVLIVVASNSAFEIFTAFGVFSILGFMSVNSGMSMDSLITEGTGLIFIVFPKIFNVMGPLGRVIAPLLFLAILFAGITSALGFFEPMLNSTSEKFGMSRKKTATILCVIGCIFSFLLTTEISSYLVRITDSFINEFGILLLIGVQCIIFAWFYGLDHLVPVLNEEGFLKVGKVWKFIIKYLLPIFLIVIWVLGIIKLFGSSEPFEMIVYVIIIVCVILAGFVLTRAESSK comes from the coding sequence ATGAGTGAACATGCACAGTGGGATTCAAGGTTATCCTTTCTCTTTGCGATGATTGGTTCGGCCGTAGGATTGGGTAACATCTGGCGTTTCAGCTATGTGGTGTACTCCAACGGCGGAGGATCATTTTTCATCCCATATTTCGTAGCCATAGCAATCATGGGAATCCCATTCCTGATACTGGAGTACGGTGTCGGCTTTTCCTTTAAGGATTCATTTTCCAATATCTTGAAAAGAATCAATCCGAAGTTTGAGATAATTGCATGGATTCTCGTTCTTTTTGTTTTCGGTGTTGTAATCTATTATATGGTTATCTTAAGCTGGGATTTTGTTTATCTGGTAACGAGCCTGAATTTCGGCTGGGGAGCGGATACCGGTGTTTACTTTACCAATACAGTCGGCGGAACATACAATCTGGCCGATGCAGGAAGCATTCTCGTTCCCTCTGCAATCGGTGTTTTTGTATTATGGGTGCTTTTATGGTTCATTTCAAGCCAGTCCGTTGACAAGGGTATCGGCCGTGTTTCAAAGATTCTCATTCCGCTTCTTTTTGCCATCATGGCATTTATAGTTATTTATTCACTTACCCTTCCCGGTGCGGGATTAGGTATTTCAACCCTTCTGACTCCCAACTGGAGCACGCTTTTAGATGTAAACATTTGGCTTGCCGCCTTTGCACAGATTATTTTCTCGCTGAGTCTGGGCCAGGCCATTGCGCTTACTTATGCAAGCTATCTTCCTGAAAAGTCCCGTCTGACTGATAACGTGCTGATTGTTGTTGCGTCAAACTCAGCGTTTGAAATATTTACCGCTTTCGGCGTATTTTCAATTCTTGGATTCATGTCCGTTAATTCTGGGATGTCCATGGATAGCCTGATTACCGAAGGAACTGGCCTGATTTTTATTGTATTTCCAAAAATCTTTAACGTAATGGGTCCTTTGGGTCGGGTAATTGCTCCTCTTTTGTTTTTGGCAATTTTGTTTGCTGGAATCACTTCAGCACTCGGATTTTTCGAGCCTATGCTTAATTCGACCAGCGAAAAATTCGGGATGTCCCGTAAGAAAACCGCAACTATTCTGTGTGTAATTGGCTGTATTTTTTCTTTCCTTTTGACTACAGAAATCAGCAGCTATCTGGTGCGCATCACCGATTCCTTTATCAACGAATTCGGAATTCTTCTTTTAATTGGCGTTCAGTGCATAATATTTGCATGGTTCTATGGTTTGGATCATTTAGTTCCTGTTTTGAATGAGGAAGGATTTTTAAAAGTTGGAAAAGTTTGGAAATTCATTATTAAATATCTCCTGCCGATATTTTTGATAGTTATCTGGGTTTTAGGTATTATTAAACTGTTTGGAAGTTCCGAACCCTTTGAAATGATTGTTTACGTGATTATAATTGTTTGCGTTATCCTTGCGGGTTTTGTTTTGACACGGGCTGAATCAAGTAAGTAG
- a CDS encoding DUF4258 domain-containing protein — MKVFDRFILGDTQNIDWCFENTHFNERLAQNGIKREYIVDCIMYEEPLRYEKSGNDEYEVIYEAPAGKDYKELKLIFACHGNTIDLVTIMPNFQTATNRQKKKYQSDKRKDIEKKRLKAISKRKW; from the coding sequence ATGAAAGTTTTTGACAGATTCATACTTGGAGATACCCAAAACATTGACTGGTGCTTTGAAAATACCCATTTCAATGAGAGACTGGCTCAAAACGGAATCAAAAGGGAATATATCGTTGACTGCATAATGTATGAAGAGCCTCTGCGATATGAAAAAAGCGGAAACGACGAATACGAGGTAATCTATGAGGCGCCTGCAGGCAAGGATTATAAAGAGCTTAAATTGATATTTGCCTGTCACGGCAATACCATTGATCTGGTTACGATAATGCCGAATTTCCAGACCGCCACCAATCGCCAGAAAAAGAAATACCAGTCAGACAAGAGAAAGGATATTGAGAAAAAGCGCTTAAAGGCAATATCCAAAAGAAAGTGGTAA
- a CDS encoding nitroreductase family protein, protein MDLASQIYKRKSCRKYLDDEIDLTAIEEFLSNVNPLIGDINYSYEIFAKDEVTLRTRWNAPYYLAIYSDKKENYGINVGFVFQQLSLFMQSIGIGSCWVGMGSVKEKTPDFVILMAFGKSNNFERDITQFKRKKLSEIADVNDERLEPARLAPSAINMQPWYFKQSNEGFDVFKIKHNFVKRKIVARWNDIDIGIALAHLYVSNPDSFKFEIKDKKDIKGYSYIGSIKI, encoded by the coding sequence ATGGATTTGGCCAGCCAGATTTATAAAAGAAAGTCATGCAGGAAATATCTTGATGATGAAATAGATTTAACTGCAATTGAAGAGTTTTTAAGTAATGTAAATCCATTAATTGGTGATATTAATTATTCTTATGAAATATTTGCCAAAGATGAAGTTACACTAAGAACCCGATGGAACGCACCCTATTATCTGGCCATATATTCTGATAAGAAAGAGAATTATGGCATTAATGTAGGTTTTGTCTTCCAGCAGCTCAGCCTGTTCATGCAGAGCATCGGCATCGGAAGCTGCTGGGTTGGAATGGGTTCCGTTAAAGAGAAAACTCCAGATTTTGTCATATTAATGGCTTTCGGAAAATCCAATAACTTTGAAAGGGACATCACGCAGTTCAAAAGGAAAAAATTATCCGAAATAGCTGACGTTAATGATGAAAGGCTTGAACCTGCACGCTTAGCGCCGTCCGCCATTAACATGCAGCCATGGTACTTTAAACAAAGTAATGAAGGCTTTGACGTTTTCAAAATAAAGCATAACTTCGTTAAAAGAAAGATAGTGGCCCGCTGGAATGACATCGACATCGGAATAGCCCTTGCGCATTTATACGTTTCAAATCCCGATTCCTTCAAGTTTGAAATTAAAGACAAAAAAGACATTAAAGGATATTCTTATATCGGAAGTATAAAAATTTAA
- the ftsY gene encoding signal recognition particle-docking protein FtsY: MFESLKKKLSRTSDKLEEEIIEEAKGEDNLQEEEGKKRSFFSFGRKKEEDKADESDDSEEEEKKSRFWSRNKDDTSEDEDVDDDDIEEEIEDSSDDEVVDDSLEEGEVKEEKKSSFWSRSKDKDEEEEESSDDDDEEEEEVVEEKKSRFWSRGKDKSDDEEEESSDDDDDEEEVVEEKKSRFWSRSKDKSDEEESLDDDEEEEAEEEEKKSHFWSRNKDKSDEKDSDEGSGGLFSFVREKTISEKHVDDILFELEMGLLEGDVAMEVATEVVESVKEDLVGRKIKRSSDITEYTYNALRNAVAEIIDIPGKSMTEMIEEKKAQGEPLVVMFVGINGTGKTTTIGKLANYYLKMGYTPVIAASDTFRAGAIEQVTHHADNVGVKIIKHQKGSDPAAVAFDAVEHAKAQGKELVLIDTAGRMQTNTNLMDEMKKIKRVANPDLVIFVGDALTGNDATQQAVKFNEAIDIDGVILTKADADSKGGASLSIGYVIKKPIMFLGVGQGYDDIMEYDADWMLNQLFSEDDGVAVEE; encoded by the coding sequence TTGTTTGAATCACTTAAAAAGAAATTGTCACGTACAAGCGATAAGCTGGAAGAAGAAATTATTGAAGAGGCAAAAGGGGAAGACAACCTTCAGGAAGAGGAAGGTAAAAAACGCTCATTCTTTTCATTCGGTCGCAAAAAAGAGGAAGATAAAGCTGATGAATCTGATGATTCTGAAGAGGAAGAAAAGAAATCCCGCTTCTGGTCAAGAAATAAGGATGACACTTCTGAAGATGAAGACGTTGATGATGACGACATTGAAGAGGAAATTGAGGATTCATCCGATGATGAAGTCGTTGATGATTCTTTAGAAGAAGGGGAAGTCAAGGAAGAGAAAAAATCCAGTTTCTGGTCCAGGAGCAAGGATAAGGACGAAGAGGAAGAGGAATCTTCAGATGATGACGATGAGGAAGAAGAAGAGGTTGTTGAAGAGAAGAAGTCCCGCTTCTGGTCAAGAGGAAAGGATAAATCTGATGATGAGGAAGAGGAATCTTCAGATGATGACGATGATGAAGAAGAGGTTGTTGAAGAGAAGAAGTCCCGCTTCTGGTCTAGAAGTAAGGATAAGTCCGATGAGGAAGAATCTTTAGATGATGATGAAGAAGAGGAAGCTGAAGAGGAAGAGAAGAAGTCTCATTTCTGGTCAAGGAATAAGGACAAGTCTGATGAAAAAGATTCTGATGAAGGCTCCGGCGGATTATTCTCATTTGTCCGTGAAAAGACCATTTCCGAAAAGCACGTTGATGACATTTTATTTGAACTTGAAATGGGTCTTTTGGAAGGCGACGTGGCAATGGAAGTGGCCACTGAAGTCGTGGAATCCGTAAAAGAGGATCTGGTCGGACGTAAAATAAAAAGAAGCAGCGACATTACCGAATACACTTACAACGCTTTAAGAAACGCCGTTGCCGAAATCATCGACATTCCTGGAAAATCAATGACTGAAATGATAGAAGAGAAAAAGGCCCAGGGAGAGCCTCTTGTAGTCATGTTCGTGGGCATTAACGGTACCGGAAAAACGACAACAATAGGCAAGCTGGCCAATTACTATCTTAAAATGGGCTACACTCCTGTCATTGCAGCTTCAGACACTTTCCGTGCTGGAGCTATCGAGCAGGTCACCCATCATGCTGACAATGTCGGAGTTAAAATCATTAAGCACCAAAAAGGTTCAGATCCGGCTGCAGTCGCATTCGATGCCGTTGAGCACGCAAAGGCTCAGGGAAAAGAGCTGGTATTGATAGATACTGCAGGAAGAATGCAGACCAATACCAACCTTATGGATGAAATGAAGAAAATCAAGCGTGTTGCAAACCCTGATTTGGTCATTTTTGTCGGTGATGCATTAACGGGTAATGACGCAACCCAGCAGGCCGTCAAGTTCAATGAAGCCATTGACATTGATGGTGTAATATTGACCAAGGCCGATGCGGACAGTAAGGGCGGAGCGTCCCTCTCCATAGGTTATGTCATCAAAAAGCCAATCATGTTTTTAGGTGTCGGTCAGGGATATGATGACATTATGGAATATGATGCTGACTGGATGCTTAATCAGCTTTTCAGCGAAGATGACGGCGTAGCTGTTGAGGAATAA